The segment AACGAATCGGCGGACTGAAGTCCGCACTACGAACGAACGAATCGGCGGACTGAAGTCCGCACTACGAACGAACGAATCGGCGGACTGAAGCCCGCACTACGAACCGTTTTAGTTATCGTAATCCATCGGAGCTGATATCAAGCATTGATTTGTATGTTTGTTGAAAATGTTTCAATCTCCGTATCGGTGCCGCCTCTGTACTTAAATTTGGAAAAATAGAAGTTACTAGGTGAAATTGCCGATAAAAGATAGCGATTTAGCTTAAGGTACCAAGCCAAATTGGGGTTGACATCATATTTTATGTTCAGTATTATAAAAATTAAACTCTATAATACAACACGGTTCACTGAAGACGGCTCCGGGGTAAAACACTATGAAAAATAGATCCTGCGATTGCTTCGTTCCTCTCTTCAGACAATATTAAGTGAACCCTATTGCCCTATAATATCGTTTCTGCCGAGATTAGAATCATTATTTTGCCAGCGCCGCGCGATCGCCCTCGTTGCATCCTATCGTTTCCGTCGGCATTTAAAAAAATCAACTTACCTCAGCTATCAGGATGATTTCAATGAATACCTTGACACTTCCGGGCTATCAAATCAGCACTTCCATCTCCGAGGGCTTCAATACCAGCGTTTACCGGGGAATTAGACAGTCAGACGAACAACCAGTCATCATCAAAATCCTTAAGGCAGAATTTCCCACCCTCGAACAAATTACGCGATTAAGAAACGAATATAAAATTACTCAGCATTTACACGTAGAAAGCATCGTCAAATCATACAGTCTCGAAACCTATCAAAACCGTCTCGCCCTAATTCTAGAAGACTTTGGCGGCAACTCCGTCAGCCAAATGATCTCAAAAAAACTTGACTTAACAGCATTTCTCAACATTGGCATTCAACTAGCATCAGCCATCAACTCGCTTCATCAAAAGGGCATCATTCACAAAGACATCAAACCCTCCAACATAATCGTTAACCTGGCAACAGGAACCGTCAAACTCACCGACTTCAGCATCGCTTCCCGACTGAGCAAAGAAACCCCGCAAATTAACAGCGCTAACTTAGTTGAAGGCACAGTCGCCTATATGTCTCCCGAACAAACTGGGAGAATGAATCGTACCTTAGATTATCGCAGCGATTTTTATTCCCTCGGTGTCACATTTTACGAAATGCTGACAGGCGAATTGCCATTTATCAGTAACGATATTTTGGAACTCGTGCATTGTCACATTGCCAGACATCCCGCACCGCCTTGTGAATGCAGAAGAAATCAAGAAAATAGTGATAAAATTCCGCAAGTTGTTGCTGATATTGTGATGAAGCTGTTAGCAAAAAATGCCGAAGATCGGTATCAAACTGCGGATGGAATTAAAGCAGATTTAGAAAAATGTTTTAATTCTTGGCAGACAACTGGAGAAATTGCTGATTTTTTACCGGGAGAGTTCGATCGATCGCCACAACTGTCAATTCCTCAAAAACTTTACGGGCGAGAAGCTGAAGTCGATCGCCTCCTGGCTGCTTTTGAACGAGTTAGCGGAATTGATCACGCGCAACAGTCAGAAAATGCAGAAAATCTCGTACCTACTCCCCAAAGCGAAATAGTCTTAGTTTCAGGTTATTCTGGCATTGGGAAAACCGCGATTATCAATGAAGTTCACAAGCCGATTGTCAGACAGCGTGGCTATTTTATTAGCGGCAAATTTGACCAATTCAAGCGCAACATTCCCTATGCAGCTTTGATTCAAGCTTTCCAGTCATTAATCGGGCAGTTGCTGACTGAAAGTGCGGAAAATTTGCAAGCTTGGCGCGAAAAGTTAGCGGCGGCTTTGGGTGCAAATGGTGCAGTGATTGTTGATGTGATTCCTGAAATTGAGCTGATTATTGGCAAACAGCCGGAAGTGCCACAATTGGGGGCTGCTGAATCTCAAAATCGGTTTAATCGAGTCTTCCAAGAGTTTATCAGCGTTTTTACTTGTGTAGAACATCCGCTGGTACTATTTTTAGACGATTTGCAGTGGGCTGATTCGGCATCCCTGAATTTAATGCAGTTGTTGGTTGGCAACTCGGAAAGTCAATATCTGCTTTTGATTGGTGCTTATCGGGATAATGAAGTTAATGCGATTCATCCGCTCGTGCAGGCGATCGACCAAATCGAAAAAACTGGCACTCCTGTACATCATATCGTCTTGCAACCGCTGGATTTCGCGAATGTATACGAATTAATCGCCGACACCCTCACAGCTAACGACAAGCTGAGATTGCTGGCTGAGTTGATTTTCAACAAAACGGGCGGCAATCCTTTCTTCATCACGCAGCTTTTGCAAGCGCTGTATCAAGACAATCTGTTACACTTTGAATTTAGCAGCGGTAGTTGGCAGTGGGATTTAGCAGAGATTCAGGCGATCGGCATTACGGACAAAAGTGTCGTCGAATTGGTAGCCAGCCGCATCGAAAAACTGCCAGAAACCACGCAAAAAATGTTACAATTGGCGGCTTGTATTGGCGACAAATTTACCCTCGATGTGTTATCAATTGTCAGCGAACAATCTCAGGCGCAAGCAGCTAGCGAACTCTGGGCGGGGCTACAAACCGGATTGGTTCTCCCGTTGAGTAATGCTTACAAGATTCCGCTGCTTGGAGGCTGGGGATTAGAGAATTTGCGATCGATTCTTCCCGCTTCCCAATCCAAGATTGCATACAAATTCCTGCACGACAGAGTACAACAAGCAGCATATTCTCTGATTCCTGACGAAGAAAAGCAAGCAACGCACCTCAAAATCGGTCAACTACTACTCGAAAATACTCCGGCTTCCGACATTGAAGAAAATGTCTTTGATATTGTCAATCAATTAAATATCGGTGTTGAATTCCTTGCAGGAAAAGCCGAAAGATATCAACTGGCACAACTGAATCTGATCGCAGGGAAAAAAGCTAAAGTATCGAATGCTTACGAAGCTGCTGTCAGGTATTTGAATGTCGGTTTGGAACTCATTACCTCCCCTCAATCTCCCGTTAGTGTACAGTCAAGTTGGCAGACAGATTATGACTTGACGCTGAGCCTGCACGTAGAAGCAGCCGAAGCCGAGTATCTGAATACTAACTTTGGGCGATCGCAAGAATTAGCTGATATCGTGTTACAACAAGCGACAAATCTGCTGGATAAAGTTAAAGGTTACGAACTGCAAATCCAGTCTTATATTTTTCAAAAGCAGCTTCTACAAGCCATAGATACTGGTTTACAGACTTTGGAAATATTGGGATTTTCTCTCTCAAAACTCCCGCGAGAGGGTTTGGCTGCAATTAAGTTACCTCAGCTTGAGGAACTAGAAAATGTTCCGGTAATGACTGATAGCTATGAGTTAGCCACAATGCGGATACTCTCGGCTGTTGTTTCTCCTGTTTTTATGTCAAAACCAGAACTATTGCCGCAGATTATCTTCACAATGGTTGATTTTTCGATTAAACGGGGTAATTCAGCACTTGGGGCGATCGCCTACAGTTGGTATGGTTTGCTGCTGATTGGGATCTTAGGAAATATAGACGCTGGATATCATTCTGGACAACTAGGTTTGAAGTTATTAGAGCAATTTAATGCTAAAGAACTGAAATGTAAAGTTTATGTTATCTTTAATAGCTTTGTCCGCCACTGGAAAGAACACGCTCGGGAGAAAATTTCACCCTTGATCGAGAGCGTTCAAAGCGGTCTAGAAACCGGAGATTTAGAATATGCCAGTTATGCTACTGTCTGCATTTGTTTTGACCCTTTCTTGATGGGAGAAAAGCTAGAAAATCTCGAACAAAAACAAGTGCAATACTTCACTTTAGGACAAAAATTAAAACAAGAATCTGCGATAGTGATCCTGGCTATATGTGGGCAAATCTTTTTAAATTTGCGAGGTATTTGCGCCAACAAGTATCAATTGATTGGTGAGAAATTTAATGAAGAAGAAGCGTTTTTTACTCTGCAACAAACCAACAGTAAAATGCAAATTTTTTATCTCTATTTTGCAAAACTACTGCTTAATTTTTTATTCAAAAGACCAGAACAAGCAGTTATTGAAGCATCTTTAGCCGCAGAATACGCCTCAGCAGCCATTGGCTTCATGATGATTGGTACGCACAATTTTTACTATTCCCTATCACTCCTCGCTGCATATCGAACTGCTGACACTACAGAACAACAAAAATACTTGCTGCAAGTAGCAGCAAATCAGGAAAGAATGCAGCATTGGGCGCATCACGCCCCCATGAATTATCAGCACAAGTACGACTTAGTAGAAGCAGAAAAAGCGCGGGTTTTAGGTAAAGTTTGGGAAGCAGCAGATTATTATGACAAGGCGATTCAAGGAGCCAAAGAGCAGGGATACATCCAAGAAGCAGCACTCGCTAACGAACTTGCAGCCGAGTTTTATTTGGGTTGTAACAAAGACAAAATTGCTCAAGTCTATCTCACAGAAGCCTACTACGGTTACATCCACTGGGGAGCCATAGCCAAAGTCAAAGATTTAGAAACCAGATATCCCCAATTAGTCTCCCAAACTCTCAACCGAGAAACTAAAAGCCGCGATTTAACTGTCACCACCACGACAACAACCACCAGCAGCGATTTTAGTAAAACCTTAGATATTGGCACATTCATTAAAGCATCTCAAGCTATTACCAGCGAAATTGTTCTAGATAAATTGCTCGCTCGTTTAATTAAAATTTTGTTGGAAAATGCGGCCGCTCAAAAAGCAGTGCTGATGCTCTACAAAGATGGCAATCTTTTGATCCAAGCAGCTTGCTCTGCTGATGACAATGAAGCCGTCGTCTTGCAATCCCTGCCCGTTGAAATTAGTTCGGATTTGCCTGTATCGATTGTGAACTATGTTGCCAGAACTAAAAAAGACTTGGTTTTAAACAGTGCAGCCTCAGACGGCTTGTTTACCGCAGATCCTTATATTGTCAGCAATCAGCCTAAGTCAATTATTTGCAATCCGGTTATTTATCAGGGTAAACTCACAGGCGTTATATACCTGGAAAATAACTTAGCAGCAGGTGCATTTTCTCCCGAAAGATTGCAAGTTTTAAAAGTGCTGACTTCTCAAGTCGCCATCGCCCTGGAAAATGCTAAACTATACGCACAAGCCCAAGAAAAGTCACAGCAGCTAGAACAATCTTTGCACAAGTTGCAGCAAACCCAAGCTCAACTTGTGCAAACGGAAAAAATCTCAAGTTTGGGGCAGTTGGTAGCAGGAGTTGCTCACGAAGTCAATAATCCCGTTGGCTTTATTTCTGGGAATCTCCACTACGCTAATGATTATGTACGAGACTTGATTTGTATGGTGAATCTTTACCAGCAGCACTATCCGAATCCGGTGCCGGCAATTGTGGAAGCAGCAGAAGATATTGAACTCGATTATCTGATGGAAGATTTGCCGAAAATGCTGGGTTCTATGCAGCTAGGAACCGATCGCATTCGTGATATCATGCAATCGTTACGGAACTTCTCGCGCGTTGACGGCAATGATAAAAAACTCGCCGACATTCATGCAGGGATAGAGAGCACGTTGATGATTTTGCAGCACCGCTTGAAGGCTAACGCGGAACGTCCCGCAATTCAATTGATTAAAGAATACGGCGATTTGCCTGCGGTTGAGTGTTTCAGCGGACAACTCAATCAGGTGTTTATGAATTTGATCGGAAATGCGATCGATGCTTTGGATGAGTCGAATCGCGATTCCCTACGGGATAGCTGCGCCGCGCGTACTTACGCTGAAATTGAACAGCATCCGAATGTTATCACAGTTTGCACCGAAGTCAAGGAAGATGTGAAGGAAGAAGGAAGAAGGAAGAAGGAAGAAGGAAGAGGGAAGAGGGAAGAAAGTTCGGTAGCGGATGTAACGGATGTTAGAGGTGATAAGATTGAGAGTTTTGTGGTGATTCGGATTAAGGATAATGGGGCTGGGATGGCTGAAGCTACTCGGTGTAAATTGTTTGATCCGTTTTTTACTACTAAGCCGGAGGGGAAAGGGACGGGTTTGGGATTGTCGATTAGCTATCAAATTGTAGTCGAAAACCACGGTGGTGCGATCGAGTGTATTTCGGAACCGGGAAAAGGTGCGGAATTTGTGATACAAATTCCGTTGAGTTAGAGAAGAATACCGGGTTTTGTAGAGTCCGCACCTTAACGATTATGTCATTGCGAGCGTCTTCGCGAAGCAATCTCTCTTACCCTGCGATTGCTTCGTTCCTCGCAATGACAATAATTACAGATAATCCGCACCTTAACGATTATGTCATTGCGAGCGTCTTCGCGAAGCAATCTCTCTTACCCTGCGATTGCTTCGTTCCTCGCAATGACAATAATTACAGATAATCCGCACCTTAACGATTATGTCATTGCGAGCGTCTTCGCGAAGCAATCTCTCTTACCCTGCGATTGCTTCGTTCCTCGCAATGACAATAATTACAGATAATCCGCACCTTAACGATTATGTCATTGCGAGCGTCTTCGCGAAGCAATCTCTCTTACCCTGCGATTGCTTCGTTCCTCGCAATGACAATAATTACAGATAATCCGCACCTTAACGATTATGTCATTGCGAGCGTCTTCGCGAAGCAATCTCTCTTACCCTGCGATTGCTTCGTTCCTCGCAATGACATAATTACAGATAATCCGCACCTTAACGATTATGTCATTGCGAGCGTCTTCGCGAAGCAATCTCTCTTACCCTGCGATTGCTTCGTTCCTTGCAAAGACATCAATATCCTATTTAAAATCCAAAACAGGGAAAGGTTTCGCCGCTTCTATCTGCGCCGCTAACGCAATTAAAGTAGCTTCCGCCGCCGGCCGCCCGATAATTTGAATTCCCACCGGCAAACCGTTATCATCTAAGATGGCTGGAAGTGCGATCGCAGGTAAACCACTAGCATTAAACGGCGGACAAGGAGCAACCCAATTAATAATCCGCTGCAAAGTTTCCTCACAACTCAAATCTGCCCACTCACCAATCCCAATTGGCGAGTGCATATAAGTTGGCAAAACTAACACATCAAAATTTTCAAAGAATCCCACAATCCGCCGTGAAATCACCTGCATTTGATTCACCGCCCGCAAATATTCCCCAGCGGAAACAGTCTTTTCCAACAACCAGCGATTCATTGGTTCCAAAACTTTGCCTGGAATACCGCTTGCTGCCGCCCCAGACTGCCAAATTACTGTAAACGGTTCGATTAAACCGGTACAATCCGGGCATCCCGGTTCGACATCGTGACCTAAATCTGTCAGTAATTTTACGGTTTCGAGTACGGCTTGCTGACACACGGGCGCAGCCTCACCTACGGGGGCAATACTGGTAGAAAAAGCTATTCGCAGTTTGCCCAACTTTTGACCGGCAGCCTCTAAAAACGTGGGATTTGGGTCTGGTAGCCAGTACGGATCGCCCGTTGTGTAGCCTGACATCACATCCAATAGTGCCGCCGCATCAGCTACGGTACGGGCGAGAGGGCCGTTGGTAGAAATTCCGCTCAGGTAATCTCCGACTGGTGCCCAGGAAACTCGCCCACGTGAGGGTTTAATGCCTACTAAACCGCAGGCGGAAGCTGGGCCTCGGATCGAACCGCCGCCGTCTGAACCTTGGGCGATCGCGCATAAACCCGCCGCTACGGCCGCCGCTGAGCCGCCGCTGGAGCCTCCGGGCGTGTAGTCTAAATTCCAGGGATTGCGCGCGGGCCGGAAACCTGGGGGCTCGGTGTAAGGCAATGAGCCAATTTGAGAGGTTGCTGTTTTGCCCAGAATGTTAAATCCGGCTGCTTCGATCCGCCAGACTACTGACTCGTTGTAGGGAGAGATGTTACTGTGCAGTGCCTGAGTTCCGTAGGTACACGGAACGCCCGCAACTGGTGTGAGGTCTTTAATCGCGATCGGCACTCCGAAAAAAGGCGGCAATTCCTCTGACTTGTTTAAGCCTGCTAGGTGCTCGGTTTGCGCTGTCGCCAGTTCGATCGCCCGATCGGCCGTTACTGTAAAATAACTACCAAGCTGATGGTTTAATCGATCGATCCGTTCCAAGTACACATTGACAATTTCTAGGGGCGACACTTCTCGATCGCGGATCGACTTGGCCAAATCCAAAGCAGAAGTAAAAGCCCGATCGACAGAATTCATCTGTTTTCGTCCTCTATCCTAGTAGTGTAAAGTAGCAATTTATACTTTTTGCTTGCGGAAAACTCTTTGCCGTCAAAAAACGATCCAAACAAGTCGAAAATTCATATTCGATCGTAGATCCATTTGGCTCGAACCTTGCAACCGACAGAATATTTGCTTGCTAGTGCAGAAGTGTGACCCCCTATTGAGATAAACTGATCACAACAGTTAAGCTTTTGTGCAAGCAACGCACAAGGGCGATCGGCATTACCTAACTTGCACAAATCATCTGTTAAAGTCAGCCTTCTCACCAACTTAAGGTAGCGCATATGACACAACAGCATCCGCCAGCCCCTCGCCCCCCGGTACCCGGAGCACCGCCACCTCCAGGGCTGCCCCGCCCTCCAGCTCCAGGCATTCCCAGAGCAGCAGGATTGCCGCCAGCACCGCCGCCCGCACGACCGCCCGCAGCAGCAGCACCCCAATCCTTCGCCACACCTAAAAACCCCAGCTCCAGCAGCAGCGGAAATCCGACTCTGAAAGAGCTAGTCATCCGAGCCAAAGAAGAAGGAGTATCCGACCTTCACCTCGGAGTAAACGAATTCCCCCGCTTCCGCACCCGGGGCGAGATTGCCGACATCGGCTATCCACCGACGGATTTAGATACGTTTTTTGGCTGGCTGCGCGAGTGCATGAGCGATGAAGAAATAGAAATTTTCCAAAAAACCCTAGACTTTGACGGCGCTTTCGACTTCGGCTTCGTCCGCATTCGGATCAGTTGCATGGACTCCTTGGCCGGCCCGGCGATGGTGCTGCGGCTAATTCCTGCCAAAATATTGACAATGGAGGAATTGAAGCTGCCCGAAGTCTTTAAGAAAATATGCGGCTACCACAAAGGGCTGATTTTGGTGACGGGCCCGACAGGTTCGGGCAAATCTACCACCTTGGCCGCGATGATCGACTACATCAACAAGAATAAAGCCTACAACATCATCACGATCGAAGACCCGGTAGAATTCGTACACGAAAGCAAAAAATCCTTGATCAAGCACCGGGAAGTCGGCAGGCACACCCTCAAGTTTATGAGCGCTCTCAAAGGCGCTCTGCGACAAGACCCGGATATGCTGCTAGTAGGAGAAATTCGGGACAGAGAGACGGTGGAAATCGCCCTCAAAGCCTCTCAGACAGGTCACTTAGTTGCAGGAACCCTGCACACCAACAGTGCGGTTAAAACCCTGAACCGGATTCTGGATATGTTCGGGGCGGAAGAACAGGATGCCATACGGGTTTCAATTTCCGAATCCCTAGTGGCGATTATTGCTCAACTGCTGTGCAAAACCACAGACGGTAAGCGGGCTGCTTTCCACGACGTTATGATCAATACTGACGTGGTTAAGGAATACATTCTCAAGGGGCAGAATGAGGAAATAAATCAAATCATGATCAAAGATACTTATGAAGGCATGACGACGATGAATAAGTCGCTCTACGGCCTTTATCAAGAAGGTCGGATTACTGAAGAACTTTGTGTAGAGAACTCGCCGTTCCCGAACGAAATGGCTCAGATGCTCCGAGGTCGAGTCTAAAAATCCAGTGTTAACTGTTAACAGTTAACTGTTAACAGTTATTGGTGTACTTCAATGAAAGTCGATCGCCCGATTTGGCCAGAAATTTTCAAAGGCATTGCACTGTTTACACCCGGGGGAGACTTAATCTATTGCATAGACTCCCACAAGCGAACTCAGTGGCACTTGCAGTTGTGTGTAAGCCTTCAGGAAATACTCGGTTTGTCGGAACCGCCACATTTTCTGATACCTTGCTATACGGCAACAATTGACTGCTGGCGAGATCGCAGCGATCGACAGTTGCGGGTTGCTGCCGAGGCATACCCGCCCGTGCTACGATATCAAACGCTGCTAAATGCCATTTTTGGCACTGGTGACTTGGTGTGGGAGGCCCGCAGCGACGAAATTTGCGAGCCCATGGCGATCGCCACTTATCGCGAACAATTCCCCGAACTCTGGGAAAATCACGACTTAGTTGTACAGTATCCGATCGCCCAACCTCGATCGGACTCGCTTAATTCGGCGATCGTACATCCCTCGCGCTTCGGGCCATCCCATCAGATGCCGCCCACCCAACTAACACCACTCCCCCCGCCGCCACCAACTCAAGGCTACGTTTTACGGCTATTTGTTTCCGGGAACAACCCCAACACCGAGCGCACCCTCGAAACCTTATACCAATTGCTAGAGCAATGCCTCGATCGCCCCTACACTTTGAAAGTAATCGATGTGTTGAAACATCCCGAACAAGCAGAAGCAGATCAGATTTCAGCAACTCCCACTCTAATTAAAATCTGGCCGAAACCCGTGCGGCGAATCGTCGGCGAATTGAACGATGCTGCAAAAATAGTCAGGTTGTTGAGCAATTCGGAATTTTAGATTGGGGCGATTATTCAATACTGGCGATCGCACAATAATACTGTTGGATTGAGGTTTTTTTGTCCGCTGCGATCGCGCGCAGCGAGAAATCCGCATCTATTTTTCACATGGTTTTACTGGCTATAATGTATTAAATGAACCGTATTTAGCTAGAATGCGATTAAATAAACAATTGAATTATGTCAAATATTCACAATTTAATTAACAATAATTTCTATCATCCAAATTTCGGAAAACTACTCCATCATTGCGACATTCACAACCCCAATATCTTGCATTACTCAGTACAACTCAACGATTGGGAATCTCTAGCATGGGAACCCATGCAGAGCGATCGCCAAAAAGATACAGGAAGATTAGCAATTTGGCCTATTGATTGGCAGAGATTCCAAACTGCCAAATGGATCTCCTATTGGGAAAAACAACGCATCAACCAAGCATTGCATACTTCAGTAGCAGAATTTCACGAACGCTGGCAATATGAACTCTATCGATTCAATTGCGAACATTGGGCAAGACTTGTCACAACAGGGGATTGTTGCTGCCATCAGATTTCAGACTTTAAGAAGTTACAAAAAATTCCTGTCCTCGGTATTGTTGTTGTCGGAATTGTTGGTTTTGTGACAGGTGCTTGGGAACACAATGGATACGCACAAAAGTTGATTGTTGAAAGTGAGTAAGATGCGGAGTGAGGGAAATTATAATGATTTCTACACATAGTAAGTAGTAGATCACCTGACAATTAGTTCGTAGTGAGGACTGAAGTCCTCTAAATTTTAAGAGGACTTCAGTCCTCACTACAAACCTTTCTGCTCAATCAGGAAGACAAACATCTGGCGCGCACAAACCTTGAAAATCCAAAGTTGTGACTTCCAAAGTATCCAACTCAACTCGCCGAATCACGTGATTGTTCGTATCAGCAACAAACAAATGAGACCCGATCGCGCTCAACCCTGAAGGTTCAAAAAATCGAGCATTTAGACCTTTAGCATCAACCAAACCTGCTGTACCATCTCCAATCATCGTGCGGCAGGTACCGCCCCGGTGGTCGATCCGCTTAATTTTGTGATTGTAAGTATCAGCAACCCAAAGGTAATTTTGAGCGTATTCAACACCCAAACAGTGCTGCAACCTCACCTCTTCACCGCGACCATCTTTATCCCCAAAACCAAACAACTCGCCGCTACCGCACACAGTCCGCACCTTGGGATCTTCATCTATACCGACGGCACGGATCGAACTAATTTCGCTGTCAGCCACAAACAACTCCGATCGATCCGTAGCCAAGCCGCTGGGCTGAGAAAAAGCCGATTCTGCGAGACTTCCATCCACACAGGATTCTCGACCAATACCTGCATAAGTGGCGATCGTACCAGCATCTAACTGCATTTCCCAAATTTGGTGCGAACCAGCCATGGCGATAAAAAGTCGATCGCCAACTCGTTCTAAATCCCAAGGCGAATTCAATGGAATTTCTAAAGCCTTGCCGCTGCGGGGAGCAATTTCGTGACTTTGTTCGCCAGTACCAGCAACAGTTTCCACCCGTTGAGTCGTAAAGTCGATCGTTCTGATAGCGTGATTTTCCGTATCAGCAACATACAGAATTTGAGTTTCAGCATCAAAAGCCATACCTTGAGGGGCCAAAAACTCAGCTTCTTCAAAATTGCCATCAGTTAAACCGGGTTTCCCAGTACCAATGACGTGTAGCACCTCACCTTCGGTACTGCTGACAACAATTCGATTGTGTCCGGAATCAGCAATAAACAAGCAAGAACCGACCAAGTTTTGAATAACTGAATTAGCAGGCCCCGGCAGTACAGTTTCATCTACAGAGCCACTTTCCTCAGTCATTTCGCCCAAAAGCGCCTCATGTTGGTGAAGCTGTTTAGCCTCAGTTGCTGCGATCGCAAATGCCAGCACTTTACCAGGAAAAGCCAGCGGGGTAGATAGAGGTTTGCGCTGTTTTTCTAAACTGAAACGAAGTTCCTTAAAGTCGATCGCATTCTTATCCTTGTATTCAGAAATTAACTTACCAACTAACTGGTCAAGTGCTTCTCTATTGCCTTCGCCAGAAACAAAGCCAACGACATAACTTTCTGGATCGATCACCATTAAAGTCGGCCAAGCGCGAACAGCATAGCTTTGCCAAACTTTCATACCGCTGTCTACGATTACCGGATGTTCGATATCGTAGCGGAGGATAGCTTGGCGGATATTTTCTACATCTTTTTCGTTTTCAAACTTAGCCGAGTGAACGCCGATCACCGTCAGGGAATCTTTATATTTTTGTTCCAGGTACTTTAAGTCTGGGAGGACGTGCAAGCAGTTAATGCAGCAATACGTCCAGAAGTCGAGGATCACGACGCGCCCCTTTAAGGATTGAATCGATAAAGGTTTCTCGGTGTTCAACCAGGGGTACTTGACGGGGAATTCTGGTGCTCTGACGCGAGGCATGGGATCTCCTTGGTGGGCTCTGAATGATGTTTCACCTTCTTTAATTTAGCGGGAAGTTTCGCCGGATGGGGAAAATGGGAGGTTAATCAAACCGCAGAGGGCGCAGAAGAGGAGAAGGATGGCGATGATTTCACTGTAGCAGCGCGGGCATCCGGCGGCTACAGGGAAACCGCACCAAAAGTTTTGAGTCTCAGACGCTTGCTCAAAAAAACCCCAACAGTCAAAAATTCTGTCCCTAGGCCGTCAAATAATGCCGATCGACTGAATTGTTACCCAATGGTGTGTGCGGGACTACATTCCTTGCCCAAAAACGCCTGAGAATGACCGTCATAAAGCTTAGCTAGTAACGTTCTCAACCGAGTCAAGTTCCAAGATACAATAGGTTGACTTAATAAATAGAGGTCGGGTGCAATGCAGGAACTTAAAAATTTGCTGGAACAACAACCAACTAATATTATC is part of the Microcoleus sp. bin38.metabat.b11b12b14.051 genome and harbors:
- a CDS encoding circadian clock KaiB family protein, producing the protein MKVDRPIWPEIFKGIALFTPGGDLIYCIDSHKRTQWHLQLCVSLQEILGLSEPPHFLIPCYTATIDCWRDRSDRQLRVAAEAYPPVLRYQTLLNAIFGTGDLVWEARSDEICEPMAIATYREQFPELWENHDLVVQYPIAQPRSDSLNSAIVHPSRFGPSHQMPPTQLTPLPPPPPTQGYVLRLFVSGNNPNTERTLETLYQLLEQCLDRPYTLKVIDVLKHPEQAEADQISATPTLIKIWPKPVRRIVGELNDAAKIVRLLSNSEF
- a CDS encoding thioredoxin-like domain-containing protein, with product MPRVRAPEFPVKYPWLNTEKPLSIQSLKGRVVILDFWTYCCINCLHVLPDLKYLEQKYKDSLTVIGVHSAKFENEKDVENIRQAILRYDIEHPVIVDSGMKVWQSYAVRAWPTLMVIDPESYVVGFVSGEGNREALDQLVGKLISEYKDKNAIDFKELRFSLEKQRKPLSTPLAFPGKVLAFAIAATEAKQLHQHEALLGEMTEESGSVDETVLPGPANSVIQNLVGSCLFIADSGHNRIVVSSTEGEVLHVIGTGKPGLTDGNFEEAEFLAPQGMAFDAETQILYVADTENHAIRTIDFTTQRVETVAGTGEQSHEIAPRSGKALEIPLNSPWDLERVGDRLFIAMAGSHQIWEMQLDAGTIATYAGIGRESCVDGSLAESAFSQPSGLATDRSELFVADSEISSIRAVGIDEDPKVRTVCGSGELFGFGDKDGRGEEVRLQHCLGVEYAQNYLWVADTYNHKIKRIDHRGGTCRTMIGDGTAGLVDAKGLNARFFEPSGLSAIGSHLFVADTNNHVIRRVELDTLEVTTLDFQGLCAPDVCLPD
- a CDS encoding type IV pilus twitching motility protein PilT, encoding MTQQHPPAPRPPVPGAPPPPGLPRPPAPGIPRAAGLPPAPPPARPPAAAAPQSFATPKNPSSSSSGNPTLKELVIRAKEEGVSDLHLGVNEFPRFRTRGEIADIGYPPTDLDTFFGWLRECMSDEEIEIFQKTLDFDGAFDFGFVRIRISCMDSLAGPAMVLRLIPAKILTMEELKLPEVFKKICGYHKGLILVTGPTGSGKSTTLAAMIDYINKNKAYNIITIEDPVEFVHESKKSLIKHREVGRHTLKFMSALKGALRQDPDMLLVGEIRDRETVEIALKASQTGHLVAGTLHTNSAVKTLNRILDMFGAEEQDAIRVSISESLVAIIAQLLCKTTDGKRAAFHDVMINTDVVKEYILKGQNEEINQIMIKDTYEGMTTMNKSLYGLYQEGRITEELCVENSPFPNEMAQMLRGRV